In Nitrososphaerales archaeon, the genomic stretch CGCCTCCTCCTTCTCGCCTTCTTCCTGCGGTCAGACTCCTTGAGGAGGCGGTCCTCTTGCCCTTTCATTTCCCTCTTCTGCTGAATGCCACTATGCTGACCATGCCTGCGAGCCTGAAAGCGAGCTCCTTGAAAGCAACGGCTTGGGGTGAGTCAGGTTCGGCGGAGACCACTGGCACCCCCAAGTCTGACTGCTCCCTGATTGCGACGTCAAGCGGTATCTCGCCGAGGAAGTCGACGTTGAGCCCCGCTGCCATCCTGCGCCCCCCGCCAGTCGAAAAGATGAACGCCTTCTCCCCGCAGTTATGCAAAGTCTGGTAAGGGGTGCAAAAACTATTGTCTTCGGCGACCTCAAGATTGTAGACCTCGCCTTGGTACGGGATTCTTTCCGCATTCTTGACCCTCAGATACACATAATCATTGTCGAACCGCGTTCTCCTTGAGGATGTGAACCCTACGCGGTAAATCTTGTTTGCGTGTACATACCTTCCCTGGAAATCTGAATTACCTTCGCGGACACTTACCGATGGCAGATACCCAAGCTTGAGACCAATATCCCTAATCGCCGCAGCCAGCTGCAAAGATACTGTTTTGATGGCTGTCTCGATTTTGCTCCTATGTCCATCGCCATTCACGTAGCAGTTGAAAAGCCAATCCAGTTTTTCGGGTGGGAGAAGCTTGATCCATAACGGGACACGCTTCTCTCTTGCTCCCGTCCCGAATTCCTGCTCGAGCCACCTCGAAAGTGCAGTCGAGGAAATCTCCACTCTCCATCCCGTCTGCGCCTTGTACAGGTTAGGGTTGAAACCCAGTCTCGAAGCGGCCCTGGTGAGTTCGTTAGCGAATTCGAATTCTCTCTCGCTAATTCCGAAGGTAAACCGGACCGCACAAAGGCCCCTATTTTTCTTCCGGACCACAGACCCTTCTGCCAGATAGTACCCTAGGAGAACCATCAAATCGGAATTGACTCCTAGTCTGTATTTCCTCGTTCGATTTCGATATGGTACCGAGAATTCTACTACGTCTCTGTCCTCCGTCTGCTTTATTCGTGGAAAAGCCACTAAATCGGTGGATTTGCCTTCTATCGCGTTCGTGATACTTGCGGCCGGCGACCAGCTAAACTGCTCAAGAATGCTTCCATCTTTTCTTCGTGAAAGATGTCTTGTCAAGACCGGGTGCTCCTCTGTCAGTTGCACTTCGAATTCGGACGCCCGTGCCGACTTTGTCTTGATATGAATGAGACTCCCTTCGTAATAGCGGATGAATTGGTTGGTCACCTTTCTGAATCTTCCCCTGTGGGTCAAGACAAGGTCGCCTACCTTTACTTCGGAAATTCGCTTTAGCCCCTCAGCGGTTATCACCCTTTGACCCGGAGGGAGGCAATGGGGGCAAACGAAGTAGCTCATGTTCTCGATGACGCCGAGTATCGGCACTCCGAGTTTCCTGAACATGGCCAGAGACTTCGACGCGATGCTGAGAGCTGCCTCCTGGGGAGTTGTCACGATCACGACCCCGCCGAGTGGCACTGTCTGGGCAAGCGTCAGAGGAGAATCGCCTGTTCCCGGGGGAAGGTCCGTGATCAGATAGTCGAGCTCTCCCCAGTCCACCTGGGTGAGGAGCTGTCTGACAGCGCCAGCTACCATCGGGCCTCTCCAGATGAGCGGAGTCTCGTCCTTGTAGAAGAAGCCGAGCGACGCTATCTTAACGCCGAATGCGACGGGCGGGATTATCCTGTCGTCCCTTACCTGAGCCTCCGCCTTTACACCCATCATGTGCGGTATGTTCGGGCCGTAAACGTCTGCGTCCAGGATACCCACCCTCGCACCGGACGCCGCGAGGGCTACGGCGACGTTCACGGCGACCGTCGACTTCCCGACCCCTCCCTTGCCGCTAGCAATCGCAATCACGTTCTTCACTCCCTTCAGCATCTCGGCGCGGTCGTAGTCCCTCGTGGCGAAGACCGTTGAAGTGGTCTTCATCTTCACCTCCCTCACTCCCTTCAGGTTCGACACTGCCTCCCTGGCGCCCTCTTCGATCCTGCTCCTGAGCGGGCACGCCGGAGTTGTGAGGTTGAGGGTGAAGCTCACAGTACCCCCGTCCACTTTGATATCATCAACCATGTGGAGAGATACGATGTCCTTCCCAAGCTCAGGGTCTGCGACCTTGCCCAAGGCCTTGATGACATCCAGTTCGCTAACCACGATAGCGCGCGAGCTTTTTCTGATGTATAAAGATGGTGTAGGGAGTTCGTCGTTCGCAGGCTAGGAAGGGCTTTCAGGCTGAACTACCTGCACGACTCAATCCCTTCGGTCTGACCTGACTCTGCCTGCTAATAACCCGCTATGACGATTCTTGCAGTTGGAACCTCAGAATGGCAATGCTTTTTCATGAACGAGTTGGACTGGGTCGGGTGGAGGGCCTAGAGGTGATTCCCGTCAGGGGGCTGCCAGAGGTGGAACCAGGGTCCGACCTTGCGACATTGATTCTGCCGGCCCTCGGGAGGCTGCGCCTCAGGCTCCGCAACCGCGATGTCGTCGTTGTCAAGCAGAAGGTCGTCTCGAAAGCGGAAGGGAGGCTCGTAAAGTTGGGCGAGGTCGAACCCAGCCCGTCTGCCCTCAGGCTCGCAGCGGAACAGAGGAAGGACCCGAGACTGGTTGAGCTAATCCTCAGGGAGTCGACCAGAGTCGTCAGGGCCGGGCACGGCGTGATCATCACGGAGACTCGACAGGGCCTCGTCTGCGCCAACTCAGGCATCGACAAGTCAAACGTCAAGGCAGGCTGCGTCGCTCTCTTGCCGGTTGACCCGGACCGAAGCGCGCGGCAGATTAGGAGGAGGCTGGAAGCGAGAGCGCGGAAGGAACTCGCAGTGGTGATCACCGACACATTCGGCAGGCCTTGGAGGAAGGGACAGACGGA encodes the following:
- a CDS encoding P-loop NTPase, which codes for MVLLGYYLAEGSVVRKKNRGLCAVRFTFGISEREFEFANELTRAASRLGFNPNLYKAQTGWRVEISSTALSRWLEQEFGTGAREKRVPLWIKLLPPEKLDWLFNCYVNGDGHRSKIETAIKTVSLQLAAAIRDIGLKLGYLPSVSVREGNSDFQGRYVHANKIYRVGFTSSRRTRFDNDYVYLRVKNAERIPYQGEVYNLEVAEDNSFCTPYQTLHNCGEKAFIFSTGGGRRMAAGLNVDFLGEIPLDVAIREQSDLGVPVVSAEPDSPQAVAFKELAFRLAGMVSIVAFSRRGK
- the cofE gene encoding coenzyme F420-0:L-glutamate ligase, with translation MEGLEVIPVRGLPEVEPGSDLATLILPALGRLRLRLRNRDVVVVKQKVVSKAEGRLVKLGEVEPSPSALRLAAEQRKDPRLVELILRESTRVVRAGHGVIITETRQGLVCANSGIDKSNVKAGCVALLPVDPDRSARQIRRRLEARARKELAVVITDTFGRPWRKGQTDIAIGCSGISPLFSYRGKTDRYGYELRVTEPAVVDEIAAAAELVTGKLSETPVALVRGVKYKRGDGGVKSMLMEREKDLFR